The proteins below are encoded in one region of Brachyspira hampsonii:
- a CDS encoding ABC transporter ATP-binding protein has product MEQEFVKYMIELKDISKTFVTKNTNFEVIKSLNLKVKENEFLAFFGPGQCGKTTIVNIIAGLEKPTSGEVIVNNKPVKGPGIDRGVVYQTISLFPWYTVMGNVEYGPRIRGIDKKTRREKAQYYIDLVGLKGFENSYPIQISGGMKQRVGIARAYCNEPAVMLMDEPFGALDAQTRYLMQEELIRIWEKEKRTIVFVTNNVEEAIYLADRIIVLDECPTSIDKEYIIDLPRPRSYVDSKFLSLRKELSALVSDRIV; this is encoded by the coding sequence ATGGAACAAGAATTCGTAAAATACATGATAGAACTGAAAGATATTTCTAAGACTTTTGTAACTAAAAATACAAATTTTGAAGTAATAAAATCTTTAAATTTAAAAGTTAAAGAGAATGAATTTTTAGCTTTTTTTGGTCCAGGTCAATGCGGAAAAACTACAATTGTTAACATAATTGCAGGACTTGAAAAACCAACTTCAGGAGAGGTTATAGTTAATAATAAACCTGTTAAAGGACCCGGAATAGATAGGGGTGTTGTATATCAAACTATATCTTTATTCCCCTGGTATACAGTTATGGGTAATGTAGAGTATGGACCTAGAATTAGAGGTATTGATAAAAAAACAAGAAGAGAAAAAGCTCAGTATTATATAGATTTGGTTGGGCTTAAAGGTTTTGAAAATTCTTATCCTATTCAAATTTCAGGCGGTATGAAACAGAGAGTTGGTATTGCTAGGGCTTATTGTAATGAACCTGCTGTTATGCTTATGGATGAGCCTTTTGGGGCTTTGGATGCACAGACTAGGTATCTTATGCAAGAAGAATTAATTAGAATATGGGAAAAAGAAAAGAGGACAATAGTATTCGTTACAAATAATGTAGAAGAGGCTATATACCTTGCAGATAGAATTATTGTTTTAGATGAATGTCCTACTTCTATAGATAAAGAGTACATTATTGATTTGCCTAGACCTAGAAGCTATGTAGATAGTAAGTTTCTAAGTTTAAGGAAAGAATTATCTGCATTGGTATCTGATAGAATAGTTTAA
- a CDS encoding ABC transporter permease has protein sequence MKNAKYGLISALSIFLLLFIWYLVTDVMKIFTPSLLPSPITVIKTFIVKLYDKSPDGATMIEHMASSLQITLIGYFLGLIIGIPLGILMAWYKPVDMFVRPLFDLLRPIPGIAWIPLMIIFFGIGIMSKAMVIFLSSFIACVVNSYSGIRQTKDVHIWVGKTSGASNWQLLYMIAIPTSVPMILTGVRSALGASWTALVAAELLASTKGLGFMIQQSRGMYRTDIIIAGMIAIGIIGSVLTYLIGLIEKIILRGAKW, from the coding sequence ATGAAAAATGCAAAATATGGTTTAATATCAGCATTATCAATATTTTTATTATTATTTATATGGTACTTGGTTACTGATGTAATGAAAATATTTACACCATCTTTACTCCCTAGTCCTATAACAGTTATAAAAACTTTTATAGTAAAATTGTATGACAAATCACCCGATGGAGCTACTATGATAGAACATATGGCTTCTAGTTTGCAGATAACTTTAATAGGTTATTTTTTAGGTTTAATCATAGGAATTCCATTGGGTATATTAATGGCTTGGTATAAGCCTGTAGACATGTTTGTAAGACCTCTTTTTGATTTGCTTCGTCCAATTCCCGGAATAGCTTGGATACCTCTTATGATAATATTCTTCGGTATAGGAATAATGTCTAAGGCTATGGTAATATTTTTATCGTCGTTTATAGCATGCGTAGTTAATTCTTATAGCGGAATTAGGCAAACTAAAGATGTTCATATATGGGTAGGAAAGACATCGGGTGCTTCTAATTGGCAATTATTATATATGATAGCTATACCTACTTCTGTTCCTATGATTTTAACAGGTGTTAGATCTGCTTTAGGAGCTTCTTGGACTGCTTTGGTAGCTGCAGAATTATTAGCTTCTACTAAAGGACTTGGTTTTATGATTCAGCAGTCAAGAGGTATGTATAGAACTGATATTATTATAGCAGGAATGATAGCTATAGGTATTATAGGTTCTGTATTAACATATTTAATAGGTTTGATTGAAAAGATAATACTAAGGGGAGCAAAATGGTGA
- a CDS encoding ABC transporter ATP-binding protein, with the protein MEKEIKVKVNNLVKKFGDLLVLDNISFNVNKGDLLCVVGPTGCGKTTFLNSLTKLYDITSGEILIDDEPVNLKKHNIAYIFQENSTMPWRNVEENVAFSLDVKKIPKEEKKRRVDEFIEIVGLSKFRKYYPYELSASMLQRVVIARAFAMYPELLLMDEPYAQLDIELRYKLEDELVKLWQRTKTTVIFITHNIEEAVYLGENIMVLTNKPTKVKTIVENNMPRPRDIADKEFVRLRNYVTDLIKWW; encoded by the coding sequence ATGGAAAAAGAAATAAAAGTAAAAGTTAATAATTTAGTTAAAAAATTTGGAGATTTGTTAGTTTTAGATAATATTTCATTCAATGTTAACAAGGGTGATTTATTATGTGTTGTAGGGCCTACAGGATGCGGGAAGACTACTTTCTTGAATAGCTTAACTAAACTTTATGATATAACATCTGGTGAGATACTTATTGATGATGAACCTGTAAATTTGAAAAAACACAATATAGCATATATTTTTCAAGAAAACTCTACTATGCCTTGGAGAAATGTGGAAGAAAATGTTGCTTTTAGTCTTGATGTGAAAAAAATTCCAAAAGAAGAAAAGAAAAGAAGGGTAGATGAATTTATAGAAATAGTAGGGCTTAGTAAGTTTAGAAAATATTATCCTTATGAGCTGTCAGCTAGCATGCTTCAAAGAGTTGTTATAGCAAGAGCTTTTGCTATGTATCCAGAGCTTTTACTTATGGATGAGCCTTATGCTCAGTTGGATATCGAATTAAGATATAAACTTGAAGATGAATTAGTAAAACTTTGGCAGAGAACTAAAACTACAGTTATTTTCATTACACATAATATAGAAGAAGCTGTTTATTTGGGTGAAAATATTATGGTTCTTACTAATAAACCTACAAAAGTGAAAACAATAGTAGAAAATAATATGCCTAGACCTAGAGACATTGCTGATAAAGAATTTGTAAGACTTAGAAATTATGTAACTGACTTGATTAAATGGTGGTAG
- a CDS encoding ABC transporter permease has product MVKKGSKFKDMYLSFFTAVISIVVFIIIWQLAVSFSELGKLMPGPFTVIYEFFYTLVKPIGKYSIIGHVAWSLSRVLIAYVAAAILGITLGVLMGWNRYICAIFDPIYQLIRPIPPIAWIPIAILWFGLGELSKYFLIFLAAFNTITLNAYYGAKSVDRTLIGASKMLGANEIQTLFTVVLPSSVPVIFAGLQVAVSVSWATVVGAEMVRSSEGAGWVIINGQETNNTTQILVGIMAIGIVGYILAIIMRKVEDKLCSWNKNS; this is encoded by the coding sequence ATGGTGAAGAAAGGTAGTAAATTCAAAGATATGTATCTATCATTTTTTACTGCGGTAATATCTATTGTAGTTTTTATAATTATATGGCAGTTAGCCGTTTCCTTCAGCGAGCTTGGAAAATTAATGCCTGGTCCTTTTACTGTAATATATGAGTTTTTTTATACATTAGTTAAGCCTATAGGTAAATATTCTATTATAGGACATGTAGCATGGAGTTTGTCTAGAGTTCTAATAGCTTATGTCGCTGCTGCAATATTAGGTATTACTTTAGGAGTTTTAATGGGTTGGAATAGATATATTTGTGCAATATTTGATCCTATATATCAATTAATAAGACCTATACCGCCTATAGCTTGGATACCAATAGCTATATTATGGTTTGGACTTGGAGAGCTTTCTAAATATTTCTTAATATTTTTAGCTGCTTTCAATACAATTACTTTGAATGCATATTATGGTGCCAAGAGTGTTGATAGGACATTAATAGGTGCTTCAAAAATGCTTGGTGCTAATGAAATACAAACTTTGTTTACTGTAGTATTACCTTCATCTGTACCTGTTATATTTGCAGGTTTGCAGGTTGCAGTTTCTGTTAGCTGGGCTACTGTTGTTGGTGCTGAGATGGTGAGATCTTCTGAAGGTGCAGGATGGGTTATAATTAATGGACAGGAAACTAATAATACTACACAGATATTAGTTGGTATAATGGCGATAGGTATTGTTGGATATATTTTGGCTATCATTATGAGAAAGGTAGAGGATAAATTATGCTCATGGAACAAGAATTCGTAA
- a CDS encoding patatin-like phospholipase family protein, whose product MKKIGLVLGGGGGRGAYHIGVWKYLIESGIYDKVSAISGTSVGALNACLMAMNNYDTAVKVWKEEIETKILMSKKIKDYFKIDKSSIFGMFSREGLIEIIDKYIDINLLSNYHFNIYASCTEYNAPFFIKSKYFKLNGNSNERIKKILLATSALIAVFPTEKIDNKFYLDGYYTDDCPIEPLYLYENCTDIIVIHLDYKKPVKKKDNVNIYEMYPSKDLGNFFYGVLDFSPKGAERRIEQGYNDAQNYFKDLSILQ is encoded by the coding sequence ATGAAAAAAATCGGACTTGTATTAGGCGGCGGAGGGGGAAGAGGTGCTTATCATATAGGCGTTTGGAAATATTTAATAGAATCTGGTATATATGATAAAGTGTCTGCTATTTCCGGAACTTCTGTAGGTGCTTTGAATGCTTGTCTTATGGCTATGAATAATTATGATACAGCTGTAAAAGTTTGGAAAGAAGAAATAGAAACAAAAATTCTAATGTCTAAAAAGATTAAGGATTATTTTAAAATTGATAAATCTTCTATATTCGGTATGTTTTCAAGAGAAGGATTAATTGAAATTATAGATAAATATATAGATATTAATCTTTTGTCAAATTATCATTTTAATATATATGCTTCCTGTACAGAATATAATGCTCCATTTTTTATAAAATCAAAATACTTCAAATTAAACGGCAATTCTAATGAAAGAATAAAAAAAATACTTTTAGCTACTTCTGCACTCATAGCGGTATTTCCAACAGAAAAGATTGATAATAAATTCTATCTTGACGGCTATTATACAGATGATTGTCCTATAGAGCCCCTTTATCTTTATGAAAATTGTACAGATATAATAGTTATACATTTGGATTATAAAAAGCCTGTAAAAAAGAAAGATAATGTTAATATTTATGAAATGTATCCTTCCAAAGACTTAGGCAATTTCTTTTACGGTGTGCTTGATTTCTCTCCGAAAGGTGCTGAAAGAAGAATAGAGCAGGGTTATAATGATGCCCAAAATTATTTCAAAGATTTGAGTATATTGCAATAG
- the fliD gene encoding flagellar filament capping protein FliD, with amino-acid sequence MATSEAFLDEVYKNAVEAEVNKRSTTLSNLADNARDYQRQISAYEDLKARLDTLSTASKELYGFRSPFKNYVGTGEGIPDYFTVTANRLANTTTYDIAIKDIAASQKFSSKAFNMTDTLPAGKIVLKIGEEETTIDFAGGSLVNLQKAIDKAFGKKIKTTITQKSRNLQVLTMDLVKTGSKNIVEVVSDDSGILKELNMFTRRPYRHLGHIFNEQLLNKWEDESDNLTTNYMVKNDFIVLKGENKLSLPLHREAEANENITLSITARVSDTLDDEEAPIMPPTVDLSIPDTGITFNKIDSVIYKDVELYGEGLSPADSSRTFEDIKKYKEALEEERKAKEGLEAEAPEPIDATGFNSEIIGVKYINKAGDEAEKFFALPTISASWQRLNIPIGGQFEPGDVITEVVLINKNPGYNVFYKDLLVEDMGKEEDAPNYLVSEATDARASIDGVDVLSESNEFNDVVNGLNITAKKVTPEAFATTIEVDKEGVVNAIANFIRAYNEVIDLLNDTTQRPLSRDIRDGLEAMNRTDLNDLATTLGIEFNYDMTDDALRKKLYYVGVFSGNTLVSTLSQRVRMIVADAYETEYGEELALLDQIGINRGNAGEEWSKVKKGFLQVDEEKFMNKIETQMDGIEELFSNDTTGDDVPDTGVAYTMSDFITPYSQTRGIVENSIAMTRSRLDDNKRRMDDEKDRIEQYRQQRLASYYQMQAELQQAERERKRLESSLNQNNGGN; translated from the coding sequence ATGGCAACAAGTGAAGCTTTTCTTGATGAAGTATATAAAAATGCAGTAGAAGCAGAGGTAAATAAAAGAAGCACCACGCTTTCTAATTTGGCAGATAATGCAAGGGATTATCAAAGACAAATATCTGCTTATGAGGATTTAAAAGCCAGATTAGATACACTATCTACAGCCTCAAAAGAGCTTTACGGCTTTCGTTCTCCTTTCAAAAATTATGTAGGTACGGGGGAAGGCATACCGGATTATTTTACAGTAACAGCCAATAGATTAGCAAATACCACCACTTATGATATAGCTATTAAGGATATAGCAGCAAGCCAGAAATTCTCATCAAAGGCTTTCAATATGACTGATACTCTTCCTGCGGGAAAAATAGTTCTGAAAATAGGAGAGGAAGAAACTACTATAGATTTTGCAGGCGGAAGTTTGGTAAATTTGCAGAAAGCTATAGATAAGGCATTCGGTAAGAAAATAAAAACTACAATAACTCAGAAATCAAGAAATTTACAAGTTCTTACTATGGACTTAGTAAAAACAGGTTCTAAAAATATAGTAGAAGTTGTAAGCGATGATTCTGGTATATTGAAAGAGCTGAATATGTTTACTAGACGCCCTTATAGGCATTTGGGACATATATTTAATGAGCAGCTTTTGAATAAATGGGAAGATGAATCAGATAATTTAACTACTAATTATATGGTAAAAAATGATTTTATAGTATTAAAGGGCGAGAATAAATTATCACTTCCATTGCATAGAGAGGCAGAAGCTAATGAAAATATTACTTTATCTATAACAGCGAGAGTTTCTGATACTTTAGATGATGAAGAAGCTCCTATTATGCCTCCTACAGTTGATTTGTCTATACCTGATACAGGCATAACTTTCAATAAAATAGACAGCGTAATATATAAAGATGTTGAATTATACGGAGAAGGTTTATCGCCTGCAGACAGTTCCAGAACTTTTGAAGATATAAAGAAATATAAAGAAGCCTTAGAAGAAGAAAGAAAGGCAAAAGAAGGACTTGAAGCGGAAGCCCCTGAGCCGATAGATGCTACAGGCTTTAACTCTGAGATTATTGGCGTAAAATATATAAATAAAGCAGGAGATGAGGCAGAAAAATTCTTTGCTTTACCTACTATAAGTGCCTCATGGCAAAGACTTAATATTCCTATAGGCGGACAGTTTGAACCGGGCGATGTAATAACAGAGGTTGTTCTTATCAATAAGAATCCGGGATATAATGTATTTTATAAGGATTTATTAGTTGAGGATATGGGCAAGGAAGAAGATGCTCCTAATTATTTGGTTTCAGAGGCTACAGATGCTAGGGCTTCTATAGACGGGGTTGATGTATTAAGTGAAAGCAATGAGTTTAATGATGTAGTTAATGGACTTAATATCACAGCTAAAAAAGTTACTCCTGAGGCATTTGCTACCACTATTGAAGTTGATAAAGAGGGGGTAGTTAATGCTATAGCTAATTTTATAAGGGCTTATAATGAGGTTATAGATCTTCTTAATGATACTACGCAAAGACCTTTATCGAGAGATATTAGAGACGGACTTGAAGCTATGAATAGAACCGACTTAAATGATTTGGCTACAACTTTGGGAATAGAGTTTAATTATGATATGACAGATGATGCTTTGAGAAAGAAACTTTATTATGTAGGAGTATTCAGCGGAAATACTCTTGTAAGCACTTTATCTCAAAGGGTGAGAATGATAGTTGCTGATGCTTATGAAACAGAGTACGGTGAGGAATTGGCACTTCTAGATCAGATAGGAATAAACAGAGGAAATGCCGGAGAGGAATGGTCTAAAGTAAAAAAAGGTTTCTTACAAGTAGATGAAGAAAAATTTATGAATAAAATAGAAACGCAGATGGACGGTATAGAAGAATTATTTTCTAATGATACCACAGGCGATGATGTACCGGATACAGGAGTTGCTTATACTATGAGCGATTTTATAACTCCTTATTCTCAAACAAGGGGTATTGTTGAAAATAGTATTGCTATGACTAGAAGCCGTTTAGATGATAATAAAAGAAGAATGGACGATGAAAAAGATCGTATAGAACAATACAGACAGCAGAGATTAGCTTCATATTATCAAATGCAGGCGGAATTGCAGCAGGCTGAAAGAGAAAGAAAGAGACTTGAGTCTTCACTTAATCAGAATAATGGCGGTAATTAA
- a CDS encoding sulfatase has product MKLIMLMFDSLNKHFLEPYGCTWTKTPNFKRLAEKSVAFDNCYAGSLPCMPARRELHTARYNFLHRSWGPLEPFDDSAIEILKKNGIYTHLISDHLHYWEDGGATYHNRYNSWEIIRGQEADHWKADLGFSDLPEKYLGIINKQDQINREYMKDENYHPLSEVFQSAFDFLNNNINKDNWFLQIECFDPHEPYFTYDKYKNNYDFNYGDLYFDWPNYSKVEENNDEVEHCRYMYAALLSMCDNYLGKLLDYIDNSKEDIILIVNTDHGFLLGEHNCWGKNIHQLYNEIANIPLFIYEAKKNNEDNTNNMRKALVQTIDIPVTILDFFGIEKTKDMKGFSLKETIKNDNEVRKYALFGMHANQICITDGRYVLMKDYRNKEDIPLYNYTLMPTHMIDFFSIDELKTMELHDGFSFTKGCKVMKIKYLTLPKKMTLIDELDWVLYDLENDPHQENPIIDDSIKNEMIKNMILLMIENEAPIEEYIRLGILEDYNKYKNMH; this is encoded by the coding sequence ATGAAGCTTATAATGCTGATGTTTGATTCTCTTAATAAACATTTTTTAGAACCTTATGGATGCACTTGGACTAAAACTCCTAATTTTAAAAGATTAGCAGAAAAATCTGTTGCATTTGATAATTGTTATGCGGGAAGTTTGCCTTGTATGCCTGCAAGAAGAGAACTTCATACAGCAAGATACAATTTTTTGCATAGAAGTTGGGGACCTTTAGAACCTTTTGATGATTCTGCTATAGAAATATTAAAAAAAAATGGAATATATACTCATTTAATAAGCGATCATCTCCATTATTGGGAAGATGGCGGGGCTACATATCATAATAGATATAATAGCTGGGAAATAATAAGGGGACAAGAGGCTGATCATTGGAAAGCTGATTTAGGTTTTTCTGATTTACCTGAAAAGTATTTAGGTATTATTAATAAACAAGATCAAATAAATAGAGAATATATGAAAGATGAAAACTATCATCCTTTAAGTGAAGTATTTCAGTCAGCATTTGATTTTTTAAATAATAATATAAATAAAGATAATTGGTTTTTGCAGATAGAATGTTTTGATCCGCATGAGCCATATTTTACTTACGATAAGTATAAAAATAATTATGATTTCAATTATGGTGATTTATATTTTGATTGGCCTAATTACTCTAAAGTAGAAGAAAATAATGATGAAGTTGAGCATTGCAGATATATGTATGCTGCTTTATTATCTATGTGCGATAATTATCTTGGTAAGCTTTTAGATTATATTGATAATTCAAAAGAAGATATTATTTTAATAGTTAATACAGATCATGGATTTTTATTAGGAGAGCATAATTGCTGGGGAAAAAATATTCATCAGCTTTATAATGAAATAGCAAATATACCATTATTTATATATGAAGCTAAAAAAAATAATGAAGATAATACGAATAATATGAGAAAAGCATTGGTTCAAACTATAGATATACCTGTTACTATTTTAGATTTCTTTGGTATAGAAAAGACAAAGGATATGAAAGGTTTTTCTTTAAAAGAGACTATAAAGAATGATAATGAAGTGAGAAAGTATGCTTTGTTTGGAATGCATGCCAATCAAATATGCATTACTGATGGAAGATATGTTCTTATGAAAGATTATAGAAATAAAGAAGATATACCTTTATATAATTATACTTTGATGCCTACTCATATGATTGATTTTTTTAGCATAGATGAGCTTAAAACTATGGAGCTTCATGATGGTTTTAGCTTTACTAAAGGCTGTAAGGTTATGAAGATAAAATATTTAACTTTACCTAAAAAAATGACTCTTATAGATGAATTAGATTGGGTTTTATATGATTTGGAAAATGATCCTCATCAGGAAAATCCTATAATAGATGATTCTATAAAGAATGAAATGATTAAAAATATGATTTTGCTAATGATAGAAAATGAAGCTCCTATAGAAGAGTATATAAGATTAGGAATTTTAGAAGATTATAATAAATATAAAAATATGCATTAA
- a CDS encoding helix-turn-helix domain-containing protein, with protein sequence MKNNKNYYTIIPSNVRYDKRLKSLSKLIYGEIAALTNDKGYCWANNNYFAEIYSVSKDTISRSIKQLEEYNYIKCVYDKTKQNNEKRKIYIKKFNSVSAKKPIQCSKKFCDGIDKKDEDNNKDNNLNNKDNINNNADAKIGSPSACLEFDIFVNELINTFNFLTGNKASKLYQVHSFKTKYSQEEIKLIFEDRKYDWRDSINLAKQKVKYKDNLSGIWLDFISYLKIYLMKGDRENTIKRHYSKAELIKREERLKEIELIKMQKESEEKLKLLEEERRLGFDKMTEDEIIEFTKRNLMFLKRA encoded by the coding sequence ATGAAAAATAATAAAAACTATTATACTATAATACCTTCTAATGTAAGATATGATAAGAGATTAAAATCATTATCAAAACTTATTTACGGAGAAATAGCAGCACTTACAAATGATAAAGGCTACTGTTGGGCTAATAATAATTATTTTGCAGAAATCTATTCTGTGAGTAAGGATACTATTTCAAGGTCTATAAAACAGCTTGAAGAATATAATTATATAAAATGCGTATATGATAAAACTAAACAAAATAATGAAAAAAGAAAAATATATATAAAAAAATTTAATTCAGTATCAGCAAAAAAGCCTATACAGTGCAGTAAAAAATTCTGTGACGGTATAGATAAAAAAGACGAAGATAATAATAAAGATAATAACTTAAATAATAAAGATAATATAAATAATAATGCAGATGCAAAAATCGGCTCTCCCTCTGCTTGTTTAGAATTTGATATATTTGTAAATGAGCTTATTAATACTTTTAATTTTCTTACAGGAAATAAAGCTAGTAAATTATATCAAGTTCATTCTTTTAAGACTAAATACAGTCAGGAAGAAATTAAATTAATTTTTGAAGATAGGAAATACGATTGGAGGGACTCTATTAATTTGGCAAAACAAAAAGTGAAGTATAAAGACAATTTATCAGGTATATGGCTTGATTTTATTAGCTATTTAAAAATATATTTAATGAAAGGAGACAGAGAAAACACTATTAAAAGACATTACAGCAAAGCGGAATTGATAAAAAGAGAAGAGCGGCTTAAAGAAATAGAGTTAATTAAAATGCAGAAAGAGAGTGAAGAGAAATTAAAATTGCTTGAGGAAGAAAGAAGGCTCGGTTTTGATAAGATGACTGAAGATGAGATTATAGAGTTCACCAAAAGAAATTTAATGTTTTTAAAAAGGGCTTAA
- a CDS encoding sulfatase-like hydrolase/transferase yields MKKNILFVFSDQQRWDTMGIYGQELDVTPNLDKLGKEGTIFDNAFTCQPVCGPARASLQTGLYSSKVGVFVNAISLPENITTIAKLLNENGYQTAYVGKWHLATDGLGRDSSKEDYIFNPIPEKKRGGYKDYWVASDVLEFTSDGFKGYLFDKDMNKVEFEKYRVDAVTDYALDFLDKRTNDKPFFLFISYLEPHHQNNKNKYEGPLYSKEKFGNCKIPEDVKALGYGDSKENYADYLGACNSIDYNFGRIREKLEEKKLLDDTVIIYTSDHGSHFRTRNKTLPEHGYDDYKRACEDAAIHVPLIIKGDGFSSSKREEKIISLIDLPPTILKIAGIENNNMDGEAIQDIIADNNHENIAFLQISESFVGRAIRTPEYTYAIYDPSKNPAKDKDSLNYQSYILYDLKKDPLQLNNVVKDPSYAEIINKLKNIIKDKIKKIESLDVAID; encoded by the coding sequence ATGAAAAAAAATATTTTATTTGTTTTTTCAGATCAGCAGAGATGGGATACAATGGGGATATATGGTCAGGAATTAGATGTAACGCCAAATTTAGATAAATTAGGAAAAGAAGGAACTATTTTTGATAATGCATTCACCTGTCAGCCTGTATGCGGTCCTGCTAGAGCGTCTTTGCAAACGGGGTTATATTCTTCAAAGGTTGGAGTATTTGTTAATGCTATATCTTTGCCTGAGAATATCACTACAATAGCAAAATTATTAAATGAAAATGGATATCAAACTGCTTATGTTGGTAAATGGCATTTAGCTACTGACGGACTTGGAAGAGATAGTTCTAAAGAAGACTATATATTTAATCCTATACCAGAGAAAAAAAGAGGGGGATATAAAGATTATTGGGTAGCATCAGATGTACTTGAGTTTACTTCAGATGGTTTCAAAGGATATTTATTTGATAAAGATATGAACAAAGTAGAGTTTGAAAAATACAGAGTTGATGCTGTTACAGATTATGCTTTAGATTTTTTGGATAAAAGAACTAATGATAAGCCTTTCTTCTTATTTATATCATATTTAGAGCCTCATCATCAAAATAATAAAAATAAATATGAGGGACCTCTTTATTCTAAAGAAAAATTTGGTAATTGTAAAATACCAGAAGATGTTAAAGCATTGGGTTATGGTGATTCTAAAGAAAATTATGCCGATTATCTAGGAGCATGCAATTCTATAGATTATAATTTCGGAAGAATAAGAGAAAAATTAGAAGAAAAAAAATTATTAGATGATACAGTTATAATATATACAAGCGATCATGGTTCTCATTTCAGAACTAGAAATAAAACTTTACCAGAACATGGATATGATGATTATAAAAGAGCCTGCGAAGATGCAGCAATACATGTACCGCTTATCATAAAAGGCGATGGTTTTAGTTCTTCAAAAAGAGAGGAAAAGATAATAAGTTTGATAGATCTTCCTCCTACTATATTAAAAATTGCAGGAATAGAAAATAATAATATGGATGGCGAAGCTATACAGGATATTATAGCAGATAATAATCATGAAAATATTGCATTCCTTCAAATAAGTGAAAGTTTTGTAGGCAGAGCAATAAGAACTCCTGAATATACTTATGCTATTTACGATCCTAGTAAAAATCCTGCTAAAGATAAGGATAGTTTGAATTATCAAAGTTATATATTATATGATTTGAAAAAAGATCCTTTACAATTAAATAATGTTGTTAAAGATCCTAGTTATGCTGAAATTATAAATAAATTAAAAAACATTATAAAAGATAAAATTAAAAAAATAGAATCTTTAGATGTTGCTATTGATTAA